In Odocoileus virginianus isolate 20LAN1187 ecotype Illinois chromosome 23, Ovbor_1.2, whole genome shotgun sequence, one DNA window encodes the following:
- the LOC110129587 gene encoding tigger transposable element-derived protein 5 encodes MYPAGPPAVPAPRRGRRPPPGRPMQPPRPPAPAPVPAARPPTPAPGPRPRVAVKMAFRKAYSIKDKLQAIERVKGGERQASVCRDFGVPGGTLRGWLKDEPKLRWFLEQLGGEVGTQCKKMRLANEEEIDRAVYSWFLAPRQHGMPLSGPLIQAQAKAFARQIYGPECTFKASHGWFWRWQKRHGISSQRIYGEAEPAAAGPAPGPPVKQEPAQPTRAGPLPDLAASTLAPAEGGYGDEQIYNANVTGLYWKLLPEQAAPVGAGGCGHRWRGDRVTVLLAANLTGSHKLKPLVIGQLPDPPSLRHHNQDKFPASYRYSPDAWLSRPLLRGWFFEEFVPGVRRYLRRSCLQQKAVLLVAHPPCPSSGARMPALEESEETRRKYRPEPIGPPEELQTPDGAVRVLFLCRGSGRVHIPAPLEQGVVVAFKQLYKRELLRLAVSCAGGSPLDFMRSFMLKDMLYLAGLSWDLVQAVTLIDAL; translated from the coding sequence ATGTACCCTGCGGGACCCCCGGCCGTCCCGGCCCCTCGCCGCGGTCGCCGACCCCCGCCCGGACGCCCTATGCAACCGCCGCGGCCCCCCGCGCCCGCCCCGGTCCCCGCCGCGCGGCCGCCGACCCCCGCGCCCGGGCCGCGGCCCCGCGTCGCCGTGAAGATGGCCTTCCGCAAGGCCTACTCTATCAAAGATAAGCTGCAAGCCATCGAGCGCGTCAAGGGCGGCGAGCGGCAGGCCAGCGTGTGCCGCGACTTCGGCGTGCCTGGCGGCACGCTGCGCGGCTGGCTTAAGGACGAACCCAAGCTGCGCTGGTTCCTGGAGCAGCTGGGTGGCGAGGTGGGCACGCAGTGCAAGAAGATGCGGCTGGCCAACGAGGAGGAGATCGACCGCGCCGTCTACTCGTGGTTCCTGGCGCCGCGCCAGCACGGCATGCCGCTGTCGGGGCCGCTCATCCAGGCGCAGGCCAAAGCCTTCGCGCGCCAGATCTACGGGCCCGAATGCACCTTCAAGGCCAGCCACGGCTGGTTCTGGCGCTGGCAGAAGCGCCACGGCATCTCCAGCCAGCGTATCTACGGCGAGGCCGAGCCCGCGGCCGCCGGCCCCGCGCCTGGCCCACCCGTCAAGCAGGAGCCCGCGCAGCCCACCCGCGCCGGTCCCCTGCCCGACCTCGCCGCTAGTACCCTGGCCCCCGCCGAGGGCGGCTACGGCGACGAGCAGATCTACAACGCCAACGTCACGGGCCTCTACTGGAAGCTGCTCCCGGAGCAGGCTGCGCCTGTGGGCGCGGGGGGCTGTGGCCACCGCTGGCGGGGCGACCGGGTGACGGTCCTGCTGGCCGCTAACCTGACCGGCAGCCACAAACTGAAGCCGCTGGTCATCGGGCAGCTGCCAGACCCACCAAGCCTGCGCCACCACAACCAGGACAAGTTCCCCGCCTCCTACCGCTACAGCCCCGACGCCTGGCTCAGCCGTCCGCTGCTGCGCGGCTGGTTCTTCGAGGAGTTCGTCCCGGGTGTCAGGCGCTACCTGCGCCGCAGCTGCCTGCAGCAGAAGGCCGTGCTGCTGGTggcccaccctccctgccccagctctGGGGCCAGGATGCCCGCCCTGGAGGAGAGCGAGGAGACCCGCAGGAAGTACCGGCCCGAGCCCATCGGTCCCCCGGAGGAGCTGCAGACCCCCGACGGGGCCGTGCGGGTGCTGTTCCTGTGCAGGGGCAGCGGCCGGGTGCACATACCCGCCCCCCTAGAACAGGGGGTGGTGGTCGCGTTTAAGCAGCTGTACAAGCGGGAGCTGCTGCGGCTGGCCGTGTCCTGCGCCGGGGGATCCCCGCTGGACTTCATGCGCAGCTTCATGCTCAAGGACATGCTCTACCTGGCCGGCCTCTCCTGGGACCTGGTGCAGGCGGTGACATTGATTGATGCGCTCTAA